The Methanobrevibacter boviskoreani JH1 genomic interval AAATCTACAGGAAAATATTAGGTGATGAGAAACCTATCGATTGCAGACCTGCAGATTTACTTGAACCTGAACTTGAAAAGTATAAAAAATTAGGTGAAGAGGAAGGTATCGTTAAAAAACCTGAGGATGTTCTAACCTTGGCATTATATCCTGAGGTAGGTGCTAAATTCTTGAGGGGAGACGCTGAAGAGGAAGAACTTAAACCTAAATCACAACTTTCCGACAACACAACAGCTATTCCAACAGAATATAGTGTTGAGGTAGATGGGGACATGTTTGATGTTAAAATTTTACCTACTGGATACTTCCAAATTGAGGATTCAGACCAACGTCCTTTTTCACCAGTTGAAGGGGCAATTACCTCACCTATGCAGGGTATGGTTTTAAATATCAAAGTCCAGGTTGGAGATAAAGTCACTAAAGGTTCAACAGTCGCTGTTTTAGAGGCTATGAAAATGGAAAATGATATTCAGGCCGATAAAGATGGTGTTGTAAAAGAGATATATGTTGAAAAAGGTGATGCAGTCTCTGCTGGAGATGCTATAATGGTCATCGAATAGATGGCTTATCTTTTTTTCTTTTTCTACTATTTTTTTTATAATCTTGGATTTTTTATAATTATTTTCTGAGGGAGTATAATGGATGATGAGAAATGGGCCGTTAAAGGACCTCTTGAATTACATGAGGCAGAATGGGCTGATAAATTTGCTCGTGCATCTGGTATAATCTATGAATTAAACAATCTTCACCCCTCTGAAGTTGATAAGAAACACCGATTGTTAAATGACTTATTTGGACATATCGGTGAGAAAACAGAAGTTCTATTACCATTTAGTTGTAATGTGGGATCAAACATTAAAATAGGAAAGGGATCCTTTATCAATGCTGGCTGTACATTTTTGGATACAGATTCAATTGAAATTGGAGACTATACTCTGTTAGCTACAAATGTTACGGTTATCTGTGCTGACCATCCAGTATCTACCCGTGAGCGTATATTGCCTGTTGATGATGATTTGGAAGATGAAGACTATTCATATATTGATGATAAAGGTAACTTTGATGATTCAATAGAATATACTTTCCTCAATACTAAAAAACCAGTGAAGATAGGTAATAGGTCCTGGATTGGTGCCAATACAATTATATTGCCTGGTGTTACTATTGGTGATAATACTGTAATTGGTGCAGGTAGTATTGTAACTAAAGATATTCCATCTAATGTTATTGCAGTAGGTTCTCCTGCTCGTGTAATAAGAAAAAATAAATAATTTGTTTTTAATTATTTTATTAATTGTATTAAATTCTTTTTTATTTATTATAATTATTTTTTTTTTTACTTTTTTCATTGGAGTTTTATCATATTAAATGTATATTTTTAGAATTTCTAAATTTATAATTTAATAAAATTTAATTAAATGATTTATTAAAAAAATTAGTTTTCATATGCTAATTTAAGTTTTATATATTCAGAATAATATATGATGTTCTAATTATGCACATATATTGTGTAAATATAGATACAGAAGTAAAAAGAATTAAAGTAAATTTTACTAAAGAACAAATATGGGTTGTTACAAAAATTAAAGGGTGAATTGGGGAATACTGATTCTGAATTAGTTAAAAATATAACATTTACATAGTTATCTAAAAAATCATTTATTTCTACAACTTTTAAAGAAAAAAAATTTTTGGTGAATGAAAATATGAGGTTTATAGGGAACAAAACAAATTTGTTGGAAGATATTGAGTTATTTATTCATGAAAATATTCCTGATTATGAAAATTTAGTATTTTGCGATATATTTTCTGGAAGTGCTTCAGTGGGAAGGTATTTTAAAAAAGATTATGAAATTATCTCAAATGACAATATGTATTTTTCATATGTTTTACAAAGAGCTACAATTGAGATTAACAAGATGCCGGATTTCATTTCTCTTAAAAAATATTTAAATAAAAATTCTTTAAATGAAATTTTGAAATATTTAGAAACAGAATCATTAGATGATTTACAAAATGATTTTGAAATTAAGGATGAGGAATTATTTATTTTAAATAATTATACGCCTAATGAAAACTGTGAAAGGATGTATTTTATACCTGAAGTAGGTAAAAGAATAGATTTAATAAGAATTTTAATTGAAAAATGGTATAAACAAGAAATTATTAATAAAGATGAATATTATTATTTGCTTGCATTATTGTTAGAGGCAGTTCCATTTTATTCAAATATTAGTGGTGTTTATGGGTCTTATTTAAAACATTGGGATAAAAGAGTATATAAACCATTTGAATTTCCTAAACTTAATGTTTTGGATAATGGAAAAAATAATAAATCTTATAATAAAGATTCTCATGATTTAATTAGAGAAATTAAAGGGAATATATTGTATTTGGATCCTCCATATAATAGTAGGCAATATGTCCCAAATTATCATGTTTTAGAAACTATAGCACGTTATGATTATCCTGAAATAAAGGGAGTAACAGGTATGAGGGATTATTCTAACCAAATTTCCAAATTTTGTAGAAAAAAAGAGGTATATGATGCATTAGAGGATATTGTTTCTAATTCTGATTTTAATTATATTGTAATGAGTTATAGTACTGATGGTATTTTAACTGAAAATGAGATTGAAGAAATATTTAAAAAATATGGTAATCCTGATACATTTAAAAAAACTAAAATAAAATATCGAAAATATAAGAGTAAACAAAAGCAGAAAAGTAGAGATTTAAAAGAATTATTATTTTTCATAGAATTAAAACCAATGGATAAAAATAGACCTATTAAAAAATTAATAAAAGAAAAACAAACTACTTTATTTGGTTTTGAAAATCGATTAATACCTCAGGAAAAAACTGAAAAATCAAGAAAAAAAGGAACAAAACAATTCTTAAAATCTCCATTTAATTATGTTGGTGGAAAATACAAATTATTACCTCAAATTTATCCAAATTTTCCAACAAACATAACAACCTTTGTGGATTTGTTTGGTGGTGGTTTTAATGTGGGGATTAATATTGATGCAGATAAAATAATTTATAATGATCAAATAACTCCTCTTGTAGAATTATTTCAATATTTCTCGGATAATGATTATGAAGATATTATAAATTATATAAAAAATAGAATTAAAGAATTTAATATAAAAAAAGATGAAAAAGAAGGTTTTTTAGAATTTAGAGATTATTATAATAAAAATTCAAATAATCCTTTGGATTTATATGTTTTAATAGCTTATTCATTTAATTATCAAATAAGATATAATAATTCAGGAGAGTATAATTGTCCTCATGGAACTAATAGAAGTTGTTTTTCTAAAAATATGGAAAATAGATTAGAAAAATTTGTAAAAAAAATTCATGAAAAAAATATTATTTTTTATAATAAAAATTTTACGGATTTAAATTTATTAAGTGTTTTAGATCAAAATTCTATGGTTTATTGTGATCCCCCTTATTTAATAACTACTGGAAGTTATAATGATGGAAATAGAGGATTTAAAAATTGGACAGTAAAGGAGGAAATAGATCTCTTAAATCTATTAGATAAATTAAATGAAAATAATATTAAGTTTGCATTATCTAATGTAATTAGTCAAGGTGAAAAATTAAACACATTATTGATTAATTGGATTAAAAAAAATAATTATAATGTAATTAATATAGATTCTGACTATTCTAATTCAAATTATAAAAAGAAAGATAAAAATAAAGTTTCTAAAGAAGTTCTTGTAATAAATTATTAATCTTTCTTTATTAATTATTATGTAAAATCTCTTTAATCCAAGATGGAGCATTTTTATTTATATAATAACTTCCATTTTTATTTAAATGTAACAATACATTATTGTTAAGTCCATTATGGTAAATATCTTTTCCATATGTCACAATCCATCTTTTTATACTATAATCTTTATATCTGGGTTTAATAATTTCATCTTCAATAGATTCAAAATGTTTTATTTCTTCTAATCCTTTTTGTAAGGTTAAAGATTTCTTTCCTTCAATAAGTAGAATTTCTTTAAATTTATCATTTCTTAAAATTAAATCAGGTATGTACAATTTTTTTCCATTTTGATCTTTTTTTGGAATAGTTAATATATTTCCAGATTTTGTATAAAAGTATCCTCTTTCACAACCTGCATGATTTTCGTAAATACCTTTAATATTTTTATCTAAATTAATTGCTAATAAATGTAAAAAAATAGTACCTAATTTTTCTGAATTCTCTTCATATTTCCAATAATGTTTAGGTATTTCAGATTTTTCAAATGTGATTCCCTCAAGACTTATATCTAAAATAGAGGCAATTTTTAGAAATTTATTATTGTTCATTTTGTCAACTTTTTCTTGTTTTACTCCATGTTTTGTGATGACAATAGAATCTTTCCAACCTAAAACTCTTAGTGTTTTTGCTATAGATGTTAAGGAACCAATATTGGGATCGTGTCCAATATTTCCCTTTTTAGCTGGCTTTGATAATCTTCCGGAAATTTCTATTTTGTCTTTTTTAACAGTAATTTCAATTGGTACATTACCTTTAGGTGGTTTTTTCATGTTGTTTTTATAATTAACTAATTCTTTAATAGATTCAAATTTTTTATAATTGGATAAGTCTTTTCCAAGGATTTTCACATTTTGAGTTAATAAAAGGTTTGTTCCAAAAATATTTGTATCGGTAGGTTTTTTATCATGATCCTTATTTTCTGAATTGTACAACATATACTTTGGAACATTTGGGTAGTAATAATCTGCATAAACAAATTTAGAGCTACGTTGATAAACTCCAGTATTTCGGGATTCTTTATCACTTGTTTTTGTTTCTTCAATTAACATTAATAAATTATCGTCATTGTTATCAGGTTTATTTTTTTGTTCAAATAGTAAAAAATCCACAAAACTTGAATAGCCGGAAACTATAAATATCGTAATATTTTCAATTTCTTCTATTTCTACTCCATGAACTCTGTATTTAAAAGTATGTCTATTATTTTTAATTTCTGGAATAATTTTTAAATTATTAATTTTAACTTTCTTATTATACTCTTCTGAATATAAATTCAAAATTTGTTTTATCACATCAACTTTTGCTCTTTCTTCAGTTAAGATAAATAGATTATTCATATAATATCCTTCAATGTATGTTTATTATCAACAATGATTTTATTTTTGAAATTTATTATAAATATACTAAACTATTTAATTTTGATATTTTTTTAAAATTTGTTGTAAAAATAAGAAACATTGTAAAATAATAAGCTTAATTAAAGATTATATATTTTTATTATTACTTAGTAAATAATATTATACTAAGTAAACTGATATTACTTAGTTAGTTTTAAATACTTTTTAAATTTAAATAATATTGTTAATTGATGAGGTTTTAGATATGCCAATTATTACAACAATTTCAAGTAAAAATCAGACATCTGTTCCCTCAGCCATTAGGAAGAAATTCGATTTAAAACCGGCTGACAAGTTGGAATGGATTGTTAAAGATGATGAGATTATAATCAAGAAGATTACTCCCTTAAGTTTTGAGGACATGAAAGGAAGATATGCAACTGAGGAATCTTCTTTTAACTGGATTGAACTTAAGAAAAAGATTGAAAGAGGAGAATAAAATGATTTTTCTA includes:
- a CDS encoding Dam family site-specific DNA-(adenine-N6)-methyltransferase encodes the protein MRFIGNKTNLLEDIELFIHENIPDYENLVFCDIFSGSASVGRYFKKDYEIISNDNMYFSYVLQRATIEINKMPDFISLKKYLNKNSLNEILKYLETESLDDLQNDFEIKDEELFILNNYTPNENCERMYFIPEVGKRIDLIRILIEKWYKQEIINKDEYYYLLALLLEAVPFYSNISGVYGSYLKHWDKRVYKPFEFPKLNVLDNGKNNKSYNKDSHDLIREIKGNILYLDPPYNSRQYVPNYHVLETIARYDYPEIKGVTGMRDYSNQISKFCRKKEVYDALEDIVSNSDFNYIVMSYSTDGILTENEIEEIFKKYGNPDTFKKTKIKYRKYKSKQKQKSRDLKELLFFIELKPMDKNRPIKKLIKEKQTTLFGFENRLIPQEKTEKSRKKGTKQFLKSPFNYVGGKYKLLPQIYPNFPTNITTFVDLFGGGFNVGINIDADKIIYNDQITPLVELFQYFSDNDYEDIINYIKNRIKEFNIKKDEKEGFLEFRDYYNKNSNNPLDLYVLIAYSFNYQIRYNNSGEYNCPHGTNRSCFSKNMENRLEKFVKKIHEKNIIFYNKNFTDLNLLSVLDQNSMVYCDPPYLITTGSYNDGNRGFKNWTVKEEIDLLNLLDKLNENNIKFALSNVISQGEKLNTLLINWIKKNNYNVINIDSDYSNSNYKKKDKNKVSKEVLVINY
- a CDS encoding AbrB/MazE/SpoVT family DNA-binding domain-containing protein, whose product is MPIITTISSKNQTSVPSAIRKKFDLKPADKLEWIVKDDEIIIKKITPLSFEDMKGRYATEESSFNWIELKKKIERGE
- a CDS encoding sugar O-acetyltransferase translates to MDDEKWAVKGPLELHEAEWADKFARASGIIYELNNLHPSEVDKKHRLLNDLFGHIGEKTEVLLPFSCNVGSNIKIGKGSFINAGCTFLDTDSIEIGDYTLLATNVTVICADHPVSTRERILPVDDDLEDEDYSYIDDKGNFDDSIEYTFLNTKKPVKIGNRSWIGANTIILPGVTIGDNTVIGAGSIVTKDIPSNVIAVGSPARVIRKNK